From bacterium:
CAGCCCGACGATCCCGGCGGCTACGGCCCCAACTGGTCGAACGTCGACGACTACGACATCCCGACCGTGCTGAGGAAGCAGATGGACTGAGACTGGAAAACCAGCCAGAGGAGCAGTCGATGACCTACCGCAAGTCTGACGGACCGTTCGGCATGCTGCCGAAGAAGACCGCCATGGACCTCGAGAGGGAGGGAGGCGAAACCCTGTTCACGATCTGGAAACCGGAGGACGACGGATGGACGCTCAGCTCTTCAGAGTGGGCGCCTTCCGAGCCTCGACCGATGAAGGAGCCGTCGGTGGCGCGGGAGAGCGATCGCTGATCTGGCGTCCTTTTAGCGTTTGAGTCCCGCAGGGCGAAGGTAGGAAGATAGGTGCCGGGGACCTCGGTCCGGGGCTTGCCTTCTGCCACGGGCTGCTACGCCGCGATGAAGACGTCTTCGAGACGCTTGGCGTCGAGCACGCGATCGGCCCAGCTCTCCAGCTCCTGCTGGCTGGCCTGTTCCAGGCGCTGGTCGATCCAGCCTGGCAGCTCATGGAACCGGCGCTGGAGCAGGCGTCTCAGGATAGATGCTCGCAAGCGCTCCTTGCCCGGCTCGAATGCCGTCGAGATGTGCACGGCAGCTCCTCTCGGGTGACGCGGTCTGGCAGTCAACGACGGTTCTTCCTTCTTTGGCGTCGTCGGCGGCGAGGCTGCGGGCGCCGTCGCCGTGCGCGCTCCTCGAGCTTCTCGCCGACATCGACGATCAGCTCTTCGGTGAGCTCCCGTGCCTGGGTAGCGTCGAGCCACAGCCGGAGCGCGGCGAGGGCCTCGTCGTCGGCCTCGAGCTCACGGAAACGCCGAAAGGTGTCGGCCGCCAGCTCCTGAAGCTCGGGCCATCGCCTGGCAAAACGCAATAAGGCTGAGCGGTCGAGAGCGACACGGGCGTACTCGAAGGGCGCGCCGAACTTGTCGAAGCCCAATTGCGCCTTCTTGAACAGCCGCTCGCCTTCATCGGTTCGGCCGCTTTGAATGCTGGCTTTAC
This genomic window contains:
- a CDS encoding DUF4351 domain-containing protein encodes the protein MHISTAFEPGKERLRASILRRLLQRRFHELPGWIDQRLEQASQQELESWADRVLDAKRLEDVFIAA